In a genomic window of Bradyrhizobium sp. LLZ17:
- a CDS encoding bifunctional transcriptional activator/DNA repair enzyme AdaA translates to MATSSAHRQALPPHLDRETCDRARLSRSRAFDGLFFSGVRSTKIYCRPVCPVRPARSENVTFYATAAAAERAGFRPCLRCRPEAAPGSPAWMGTATTVARGMRLIGDGFLDRASVVDLAEALGVGPRHLLRLFMRHAGASPSEIAATRRVQEAKRLIDQTEMTLAEIAFAAGFGSVRRFNDAFAATYKRPPSSFRRR, encoded by the coding sequence ATGGCGACAAGCTCGGCACATCGGCAAGCGCTGCCCCCGCATCTCGACCGGGAAACCTGCGATCGGGCGCGGCTGTCGCGTTCGCGGGCCTTCGACGGCCTGTTCTTTTCCGGCGTTCGCTCGACGAAAATCTACTGCCGCCCGGTCTGTCCGGTTCGCCCGGCGCGCTCGGAGAACGTCACCTTTTATGCTACCGCGGCCGCCGCCGAACGGGCCGGCTTTCGCCCGTGTTTGCGCTGCCGGCCGGAAGCGGCGCCAGGATCTCCGGCCTGGATGGGAACCGCCACCACCGTTGCACGTGGGATGCGGCTGATCGGCGACGGTTTTCTGGATCGCGCGTCGGTGGTGGACCTCGCGGAAGCCCTAGGGGTCGGACCTCGCCATCTCCTGCGCTTGTTCATGCGCCATGCCGGTGCGAGCCCGAGCGAGATCGCGGCAACCCGCCGCGTGCAGGAAGCCAAGCGTCTGATTGATCAAACCGAGATGACGTTGGCCGAAATCGCCTTCGCCGCAGGCTTCGGCAGCGTTCGCCGATTCAACGATGCTTTTGCGGCGACCTACAAGCGGCCACCGTCGTCGTTCCGCCGGCGATAG
- a CDS encoding mechanosensitive ion channel family protein, producing MDMDLKDLMELVQTTARGVGAEISSPWFYLQFGLILVATGIAYAAEAAVRNRVDMTSLAMGWPLPLRHFVRVMVSSASAAVFTLVVIISRIVMYHATWPSRSYLLMVAAKLGLAWLAIRLLTSVLRNEFIVKLVSITAWFVAALSILGQLDATVELLDSYAIVLGGLRLTPLLVLKAGALLIIALWFTNVASNFAESKINSASDLTPSIQVLLVKIIRIGLLAVAIVIALGTVGIDLSALAVFSGAVGVGIGIGLQKIVANFISGIILLADKSVKPGDLVTIGDNTGRISAMKTRYISVAAGDGREFLVPNEDLVTQKVVNWTYTDKNTLVKITFGTNYDADPKLVCKLAIDTAAAHPRAQKAKPPNCILTEFAEAGMKFSLTLWLADPDGMDNVRSDVMLALWDAFKREGIRVPYPVREIRVRGGALPVETTVEVPN from the coding sequence ATGGACATGGACCTCAAAGACCTCATGGAGCTCGTGCAGACGACCGCGCGCGGCGTCGGGGCGGAAATCTCCTCGCCCTGGTTCTACCTGCAATTTGGTCTGATTCTGGTGGCGACCGGGATCGCCTATGCGGCGGAGGCCGCCGTTCGCAACCGCGTCGACATGACGTCGCTGGCGATGGGCTGGCCGCTGCCGCTGCGGCACTTCGTTCGCGTCATGGTGTCCAGCGCCTCGGCGGCGGTGTTCACCCTGGTCGTGATCATCTCGCGCATCGTGATGTACCATGCGACCTGGCCGAGCCGCAGCTATCTGCTGATGGTCGCCGCCAAGCTCGGCTTGGCCTGGCTCGCGATCCGCCTCTTGACCTCGGTGCTGCGCAACGAATTCATCGTCAAGCTGGTGTCGATTACGGCGTGGTTCGTCGCAGCGCTGTCCATCCTCGGCCAGCTCGATGCCACGGTCGAGCTGCTGGACTCCTATGCGATCGTGCTCGGCGGGCTGCGGCTGACGCCGCTGCTGGTGCTCAAGGCCGGAGCGCTCTTGATCATCGCGCTCTGGTTCACCAACGTCGCCAGCAATTTCGCCGAGAGCAAGATCAACTCGGCCTCCGACCTGACCCCGTCGATCCAGGTGCTGCTGGTCAAGATCATCCGCATCGGACTGCTCGCCGTCGCGATCGTGATCGCGCTCGGAACGGTCGGCATCGACCTCTCGGCGCTCGCGGTGTTCTCCGGTGCCGTCGGTGTCGGCATCGGTATCGGCCTTCAGAAGATCGTGGCCAATTTCATCTCGGGTATCATCCTGCTCGCCGACAAGTCGGTGAAGCCGGGCGACCTCGTCACCATCGGCGACAATACCGGACGCATCAGCGCGATGAAGACGCGCTATATTTCCGTCGCCGCCGGCGACGGCCGCGAATTCCTGGTGCCGAACGAGGATCTGGTGACGCAGAAGGTCGTCAACTGGACCTATACCGACAAGAACACGCTGGTGAAGATCACCTTCGGCACCAATTACGATGCCGATCCGAAGCTGGTCTGCAAGCTCGCGATCGACACCGCGGCCGCCCACCCCCGCGCCCAAAAGGCCAAGCCGCCGAACTGCATCCTGACCGAGTTCGCTGAAGCCGGCATGAAGTTCTCGCTGACCCTCTGGCTCGCCGACCCCGACGGCATGGACAACGTCAGGAGCGACGTGATGCTGGCACTGTGGGACGCCTTCAAGCGCGAGGGCATCCGGGTTCCCTATCCCGTCCGCGAAATCCGCGTCCGCGGCGGCGCGCTCCCGGTGGAAACCACCGTAGAAGTCCCGAATTGA
- the modB gene encoding molybdate ABC transporter permease subunit: protein MSEISPAEWTAILLSLRVAIIATLVATPFGIALAWLLARKEFWGKAVLDALVHLPLVLPPVVTGYLLLLTLGRRGLVGAFLADHLGIVFAFRWTGAALACGVMSFPLLVRPIRLSIEAIDRRLEQAAETLGAAPFKVFVTVTLPLALPGVLAGMVLGFAKAIGEFGATITFVSNIPGETQTISSAIYSLIQTPDGDAAAGRLVMISIVLALGALIAAEWFARRATARLHGN, encoded by the coding sequence ATGTCCGAGATTTCGCCTGCGGAATGGACGGCGATCCTGCTCTCGCTCAGGGTCGCCATCATCGCGACGCTGGTGGCGACGCCGTTCGGCATTGCGCTGGCGTGGCTGCTCGCCCGCAAGGAGTTTTGGGGCAAGGCGGTGCTCGACGCATTGGTGCATCTGCCGCTGGTGCTGCCGCCGGTCGTGACCGGCTACCTGCTGCTTCTCACCCTGGGCCGCCGCGGCCTGGTCGGCGCTTTCCTGGCCGACCATCTCGGCATCGTTTTCGCGTTCCGCTGGACCGGCGCGGCGCTCGCCTGCGGCGTGATGTCGTTTCCGCTTTTGGTGCGCCCGATACGACTGTCGATCGAGGCGATCGACCGCCGGCTCGAGCAGGCCGCGGAAACACTGGGAGCTGCGCCTTTCAAAGTGTTTGTCACGGTGACGCTGCCGCTGGCGCTGCCCGGCGTGCTCGCCGGCATGGTGCTCGGCTTTGCCAAAGCCATCGGCGAGTTCGGCGCCACCATCACGTTCGTCTCCAACATTCCCGGCGAGACCCAGACGATCTCCTCGGCGATCTATTCGCTGATCCAGACGCCCGACGGTGATGCGGCCGCGGGCCGGCTCGTCATGATCTCGATCGTTCTCGCGCTGGGCGCGCTGATCGCCGCCGAATGGTTCGCCCGCCGCGCCACCGCGCGGCTGCACGGGAACTGA
- a CDS encoding DMT family transporter has product MLPINSGANRMSTQAPRATLAQTTITPEIGLLLLLSLIWGSSFTLIKVAIPTVPPFTMVAARVAIAAILLALISVAQGHSLPRQGQVWAALFVQGLLQSALPFTLISWGEIHIASGLAGVLNASPPMFVLLIAMMTQRGRRTISGRKIAGVCLGLAGVAVTMGIGALSGIGTAPALAQLAVLSASLCYALAPMWGQRFSKLPAIVTAAGAMTSAAIVMIPAAAILDQPWQLTPTVQAMAAVLGLAIVCTALAMVIYFRLIHTLGPLGTTSGSYLRAGFAVALGSALLGERFTWSILCGMVLIVLGIVAVTMPSPKRDAGAG; this is encoded by the coding sequence ATGTTGCCGATCAACTCCGGAGCAAATCGCATGAGCACACAGGCGCCACGGGCAACATTAGCGCAAACCACGATTACCCCGGAGATTGGGCTTCTGTTGCTCCTTTCTTTGATCTGGGGCAGTTCGTTCACGCTGATCAAGGTAGCGATTCCCACGGTTCCACCGTTCACGATGGTCGCCGCGCGTGTCGCGATCGCGGCAATTCTGCTCGCTTTGATCTCCGTGGCGCAGGGACACTCACTCCCGAGACAGGGCCAGGTATGGGCTGCTCTCTTCGTCCAGGGGCTGCTGCAAAGCGCGCTGCCCTTCACCCTGATCAGTTGGGGTGAGATTCATATCGCGAGCGGTCTTGCCGGCGTGCTCAACGCCAGCCCGCCGATGTTCGTGCTTTTGATCGCGATGATGACGCAGCGCGGGCGACGGACGATCAGCGGCCGCAAAATCGCCGGCGTCTGTCTTGGCCTGGCCGGAGTGGCGGTAACGATGGGCATCGGCGCGCTCTCCGGGATCGGCACGGCGCCGGCGCTTGCGCAATTGGCCGTGCTCAGCGCGAGCCTCTGCTACGCGCTCGCACCGATGTGGGGACAGCGGTTTTCGAAACTCCCCGCAATCGTTACGGCGGCCGGCGCCATGACCTCCGCCGCGATCGTAATGATTCCCGCGGCCGCCATCCTCGATCAGCCCTGGCAATTGACCCCCACGGTGCAGGCGATGGCCGCGGTCCTCGGCCTTGCGATCGTCTGTACTGCCCTCGCAATGGTGATCTATTTTCGGCTGATCCATACACTAGGCCCGCTCGGCACGACCAGCGGGAGTTACCTGCGCGCAGGATTCGCGGTGGCACTCGGCAGCGCTCTGCTAGGCGAGCGCTTTACCTGGTCGATTCTGTGCGGAATGGTGCTCATCGTGCTCGGAATAGTGGCTGTTACAATGCCTTCGCCGAAGCGAGACGCTGGTGCCGGCTGA
- a CDS encoding acyl-CoA dehydrogenase family protein codes for MNPTPGFGLVERARAIAPLIAGEADEIERTRRLTPVVVGALIENGLYRALLPQSLGGSEAPPEIFMQMLEEIAKADASTAWCLGQNSVCAMIAAALDHETAHEIFNTAPGILAWGAVAHEARAVEGGYRVTARWDFASGSRQASWLGAHVRILSADGTPRKNADGSPEIRTILFPSARAVLHDVWQAIGLAGTGTDSYEVRDLFIPDRFAVFRDVPEALREPGPLYRLPTGSTFSLGFAAVSLGVARATLDAAIALARAKHQSLAANAMRDNQAVQGLIGRTEGDLRAARAYLYATANAMWRDLAATGAFSAAHRSAVRLAATWTIQQSAKVVDTAYRMAGATAVFRSSPFERRFRDMHAITQQIQARDTHFEDVGKGILSAVEAG; via the coding sequence ATGAACCCAACTCCCGGATTTGGGCTGGTCGAACGGGCCCGCGCCATCGCGCCGCTGATTGCGGGCGAGGCTGACGAGATCGAGCGGACGCGGCGGCTGACGCCCGTGGTGGTGGGCGCGCTGATCGAGAACGGGCTCTATCGCGCGCTGCTGCCGCAGAGCCTCGGCGGATCGGAAGCGCCGCCCGAGATTTTCATGCAGATGCTCGAGGAGATCGCAAAGGCGGACGCCTCCACCGCCTGGTGTCTCGGCCAAAACAGCGTCTGCGCGATGATCGCGGCCGCCCTCGACCACGAAACCGCGCACGAGATCTTCAACACCGCGCCCGGCATTCTCGCCTGGGGTGCCGTTGCGCATGAGGCGCGCGCGGTCGAGGGCGGCTATCGCGTCACGGCGCGCTGGGATTTTGCCTCGGGCTCGCGCCAGGCGAGCTGGCTCGGCGCGCATGTGCGCATCCTCAGTGCCGACGGCACGCCACGGAAAAACGCCGACGGCTCGCCGGAGATACGCACCATCCTGTTTCCCTCTGCGAGAGCTGTGCTGCACGACGTCTGGCAGGCAATCGGCCTCGCGGGCACCGGCACCGATTCCTACGAGGTGCGCGACCTCTTCATTCCCGATCGCTTCGCTGTGTTCCGCGACGTGCCAGAGGCTTTGCGCGAGCCGGGGCCGCTGTACAGGCTCCCGACCGGCTCGACCTTCAGTCTCGGCTTCGCCGCAGTGTCGCTCGGCGTCGCGCGCGCGACACTGGATGCCGCGATCGCGCTGGCGCGCGCAAAGCACCAGTCGCTCGCAGCAAACGCGATGCGCGACAACCAGGCGGTCCAGGGCTTGATCGGCCGCACCGAAGGGGACCTGCGCGCCGCGCGCGCCTATCTCTATGCCACGGCCAATGCGATGTGGCGCGACCTCGCCGCGACCGGCGCATTCAGTGCGGCACATCGCAGCGCGGTTCGCCTTGCGGCGACCTGGACCATCCAGCAATCAGCCAAGGTGGTCGACACCGCCTATCGTATGGCCGGCGCGACCGCCGTGTTTCGCAGCAGCCCGTTCGAGCGGCGCTTTCGCGACATGCACGCCATCACCCAGCAGATCCAGGCGCGCGACACGCATTTTGAGGATGTGGGGAAGGGGATATTGTCGGCAGTTGAAGCGGGATAA
- the radC gene encoding DNA repair protein RadC: MPAKADHDKSKPEDAPHYLGHRERLRERFYSAGADALSDYELLEMALFPALPRRDTKPLAKALIKTFGSFAEVVHAPVARLRKIEGVGEGAINQLKLIAAAAHRVAKGEVNSRNALSSWNEVIDYCRTSMAFADKEQFRLLFLDKRNQLIADEVQQTGTVDHTPVYPREVIKRALELSATALILVHNHPSGDPSPSQADIQMTKAIIDIAKPLGISVHDHIIVGKGGHASLRGMRLI, encoded by the coding sequence ATGCCCGCCAAAGCCGACCACGACAAGAGCAAGCCGGAGGACGCGCCGCACTATCTCGGCCATCGCGAGCGGCTGCGCGAGCGCTTCTATAGCGCGGGAGCGGATGCGCTCAGCGACTATGAGCTGCTGGAGATGGCGCTGTTTCCGGCATTGCCGCGGCGCGACACCAAGCCGCTTGCGAAGGCGCTGATCAAGACTTTTGGTTCATTCGCCGAGGTCGTCCACGCACCGGTGGCGCGGCTGCGCAAAATCGAGGGCGTAGGCGAAGGCGCGATCAACCAGCTCAAGCTGATCGCCGCTGCTGCGCACCGGGTCGCCAAAGGCGAGGTCAACAGCCGCAACGCTCTGTCGTCCTGGAACGAGGTGATCGACTATTGTCGCACCAGCATGGCGTTTGCCGACAAGGAGCAATTCCGGCTGCTGTTTCTCGACAAGCGCAACCAGCTCATCGCCGACGAGGTGCAGCAGACCGGCACGGTCGACCACACCCCGGTCTATCCGCGCGAGGTGATCAAGCGCGCGCTGGAATTATCCGCAACCGCGCTGATCCTGGTGCACAACCACCCCTCTGGCGATCCCTCGCCGTCGCAGGCCGACATCCAGATGACCAAGGCCATCATCGACATCGCCAAGCCGCTCGGGATTTCCGTGCACGACCACATCATCGTCGGCAAGGGTGGGCATGCGAGCCTGCGCGGGATGCGGCTGATTTAG
- the mepA gene encoding penicillin-insensitive murein endopeptidase: MSLRRIAPLLLVMTLLAAGVALAQDKGSVNPKPLPPLANPNDPKIGAKELFARKLLPSAGPARVIGSYVKGCIGGAVEMPLNGDDWQVMRLSRNRYYGHPDMIALLKRLAAKAHKDAGWPGILVGDIGQPRGGPALSGHASHQIGLDADIWLSPMPDHRLSREEREETSAVMMVRDDRLDVVPKVFTPGHVLVLRDAAQEPAVQRIFVNAAIKKALCREAKGDRSWLSKIRPWWGHDYHFHIRMRCPAGATECQSQPSQSEDEGCKPSDLAYWFSDGVLHPKPPPEPPKPKPPMTLAQMPAACKAVLHAPDAKR; the protein is encoded by the coding sequence ATGAGTCTCCGCCGAATCGCCCCTCTCCTGCTTGTCATGACGCTCCTGGCCGCCGGCGTCGCGCTGGCCCAGGACAAGGGCAGCGTGAACCCAAAGCCGCTGCCGCCACTGGCCAATCCGAACGATCCCAAGATCGGGGCCAAAGAGCTGTTCGCGCGAAAGCTGCTGCCCTCGGCGGGGCCGGCGCGCGTGATCGGCTCCTATGTCAAAGGCTGCATCGGCGGCGCCGTCGAGATGCCGCTCAACGGCGACGATTGGCAGGTGATGCGGCTGTCGCGCAATCGCTATTACGGTCACCCCGACATGATCGCGCTGCTCAAGCGGCTCGCGGCCAAGGCGCACAAGGACGCGGGCTGGCCCGGCATCCTGGTCGGCGACATCGGCCAGCCGCGCGGCGGCCCGGCGCTGTCCGGCCACGCCAGCCATCAGATCGGCCTCGACGCCGACATCTGGCTGTCGCCGATGCCGGACCATCGCCTCTCGCGCGAGGAGCGCGAGGAGACCTCGGCGGTGATGATGGTGCGCGACGACCGGCTCGACGTCGTCCCCAAGGTGTTCACGCCGGGTCATGTGCTGGTGCTGCGCGACGCCGCGCAGGAGCCGGCGGTGCAGCGCATCTTCGTCAATGCCGCGATCAAGAAGGCGCTGTGCCGCGAGGCCAAGGGCGACCGCTCCTGGCTGTCGAAGATCCGGCCGTGGTGGGGCCACGATTATCACTTCCACATCCGCATGCGCTGTCCCGCGGGCGCAACCGAATGTCAGAGCCAGCCGTCGCAATCCGAAGACGAAGGCTGCAAGCCGTCCGACCTCGCCTACTGGTTCAGCGACGGCGTGCTGCATCCGAAGCCGCCGCCGGAGCCGCCCAAGCCGAAGCCGCCGATGACGCTGGCGCAGATGCCTGCCGCCTGCAAGGCGGTGCTGCACGCGCCGGATGCGAAGCGGTAA
- a CDS encoding amidase family protein, whose protein sequence is MKKPTRRDARLAAAPSAETPTVLAFEHAPMSDLVDALADGRVTASALTTFYLARIEAYDRGGPMLNAVRALNPDAVTIAGKLDHTRPSLKRPLAGVPILVKDNIATADKQPTTAGSLALEGARAKRDATVVKLLRGAGAVILGKANLMEFANMLAIDMPAGYSSLGGQVKNPYAPALMDDRDIPVVTPGGSSSGSAVAVAAGLCAASIGTETSGSLLHPAGLNGLVTVKPTVGLISRAGIVPIAHSQDTAGPMTRTVRDAALLLNVLAAKDPLDPVTLRQRRPADYTAGLASDAMKGARIGVPSDPADPLNDPYYGKLPPKWIEVIAEAIKVMEDLGAIIVRASMPTAGWIAGPGTTMAVLNRNPLSRNKGSPTMQWIVFLYELKHDLNLYLKDWATNTEIKTIADIVAFNEANADKALRFGQDLFLAANLTRGNLSEREYKSARAMDLLSARTHGMDAYLNQHELDAVLFPGAYGAAIAAKAGYPSVMVPGGFVSGTNDGKDTPDYPLGVTFSGRAWSEHKLLRLAYAYEQASRMRKPPPGLIAR, encoded by the coding sequence ATGAAGAAGCCGACCCGCCGCGATGCTCGCCTCGCCGCGGCTCCCAGCGCCGAGACGCCGACCGTGCTGGCGTTCGAGCACGCGCCGATGAGCGATCTCGTCGATGCTCTGGCCGACGGGCGCGTTACCGCGAGCGCGCTGACCACATTCTATCTCGCGCGCATCGAAGCTTACGACCGCGGCGGTCCGATGCTCAATGCCGTCCGCGCGCTCAATCCCGACGCGGTTACGATCGCGGGCAAGCTCGACCACACCAGGCCGTCGCTCAAGCGGCCATTGGCCGGCGTCCCGATCCTCGTGAAGGACAACATCGCGACCGCCGACAAGCAGCCGACCACGGCAGGCTCGCTGGCGCTGGAGGGCGCGCGCGCCAAGCGCGACGCCACCGTGGTCAAGCTGCTGCGGGGCGCCGGCGCGGTGATCCTGGGCAAGGCGAACCTGATGGAGTTCGCCAACATGCTGGCGATTGACATGCCCGCAGGTTATTCATCGCTGGGCGGCCAAGTGAAGAACCCTTACGCGCCGGCGCTGATGGACGATCGCGATATCCCGGTGGTGACGCCAGGGGGCTCGAGCTCGGGTTCGGCGGTTGCTGTGGCGGCCGGTCTGTGCGCGGCCTCGATCGGCACCGAGACCTCAGGCTCGCTGCTGCACCCCGCCGGCCTGAACGGCCTCGTCACCGTCAAACCGACCGTCGGGCTGATCAGCCGTGCCGGGATCGTGCCGATCGCGCACAGCCAGGACACCGCGGGGCCAATGACGCGCACCGTGCGTGACGCGGCGCTGCTATTGAACGTGCTGGCCGCCAAGGATCCGCTCGACCCGGTGACGCTGCGCCAGCGGCGGCCCGCCGATTACACCGCCGGCCTCGCATCCGATGCGATGAAGGGCGCGCGCATCGGCGTGCCGAGCGATCCTGCCGATCCGCTGAACGATCCCTACTACGGCAAGCTGCCACCCAAATGGATCGAGGTGATCGCCGAGGCGATCAAGGTGATGGAGGATCTCGGCGCGATCATCGTCCGCGCCAGCATGCCGACTGCCGGCTGGATCGCCGGACCGGGCACGACCATGGCCGTGCTCAACCGCAATCCGCTGAGCCGCAACAAGGGCAGCCCGACCATGCAATGGATCGTCTTCCTTTACGAGCTGAAGCACGATCTCAATCTCTATTTGAAGGATTGGGCGACCAACACGGAGATCAAGACCATCGCCGACATCGTCGCCTTCAACGAGGCAAATGCCGACAAGGCGCTGCGTTTCGGCCAGGACCTGTTTCTCGCGGCCAATCTCACCCGCGGCAATCTCAGCGAGCGCGAGTACAAATCGGCGCGTGCCATGGATCTGCTCTCCGCCCGGACGCACGGCATGGATGCCTATTTGAACCAGCACGAGCTCGATGCGGTGCTGTTCCCCGGCGCCTATGGCGCCGCAATCGCCGCCAAGGCGGGCTATCCCAGCGTGATGGTGCCCGGCGGGTTCGTCTCGGGGACAAACGACGGCAAAGACACGCCCGACTATCCGCTCGGCGTCACTTTCTCAGGCCGCGCCTGGAGCGAACACAAGCTGCTGCGTCTGGCCTACGCCTACGAGCAGGCCTCCCGCATGCGCAAGCCGCCGCCCGGATTGATCGCGAGATGA
- the modC gene encoding molybdenum ABC transporter ATP-binding protein has translation MLRVDVEKQLGEFSLSASFKSEGRVIGLFGASGAGKTSLVNMIAGLLRPDRGTIVIDGETVDDTAAGIHIPTWRRRVGYVFQDARLFPHLNVAQNLDYGRRMNRVLPDPAQHKRVVDLLDIGALQGRRPGKLSGGERQRVALGRALLSRPRLLLLDEPLGALDEGRKLEILPYLVRLRDEANVPMVYVSHDVAELRQLATQIVMLKQGRVTSLGGVKVLT, from the coding sequence ATGCTGCGCGTCGACGTCGAAAAGCAACTCGGTGAGTTCTCGCTTTCCGCATCCTTCAAAAGCGAGGGCCGCGTCATCGGCCTGTTCGGTGCGTCCGGGGCCGGCAAGACCTCGCTGGTCAACATGATCGCGGGCCTGCTGCGTCCCGACCGCGGCACCATCGTCATTGACGGCGAGACCGTGGACGACACCGCGGCCGGCATCCACATCCCCACCTGGCGCCGCCGCGTCGGCTATGTGTTCCAGGACGCGCGGCTGTTTCCGCATCTCAATGTCGCGCAGAATCTCGACTATGGACGGCGGATGAATCGCGTGCTGCCCGATCCGGCGCAGCACAAGCGCGTCGTCGACCTGCTCGACATCGGCGCGCTGCAAGGTCGCCGCCCCGGAAAGCTCTCCGGCGGCGAGCGCCAGCGCGTGGCGCTCGGCCGCGCGCTGTTGTCCAGGCCGCGCCTGTTGCTGCTCGACGAGCCGCTCGGGGCACTCGACGAGGGCCGCAAGCTCGAGATCCTGCCCTATCTGGTGCGGTTGCGCGACGAGGCCAACGTGCCGATGGTCTATGTCAGCCACGACGTCGCCGAATTGCGCCAGCTCGCGACCCAAATCGTGATGCTGAAGCAGGGGCGGGTGACGTCGCTTGGCGGGGTGAAGGTGCTGACGTGA
- a CDS encoding N-acetyltransferase family protein, whose product MECTIRPALDDDAADISVVILRALRETNAKDYTNEIIETVERSFSPTEVRELIRKRTVFVASIGSRVVGTAGLDGSVVRTVFVAPDVQGRGVGKLLMAEIERTARERNIASLTVPSLVTAETFYARLGFHAVRDSYHGDERTIIMERPLHDSID is encoded by the coding sequence TTGGAATGCACGATCCGGCCCGCGCTTGACGATGACGCCGCTGACATCAGCGTGGTCATCCTGCGTGCCCTGCGTGAAACCAATGCGAAGGACTATACCAATGAGATCATCGAAACGGTCGAGCGCAGCTTCAGCCCGACGGAGGTGCGCGAGCTGATCCGGAAACGCACGGTCTTTGTCGCCAGCATCGGCAGCCGCGTCGTTGGAACAGCCGGCCTTGACGGAAGCGTCGTTCGCACGGTCTTCGTCGCCCCCGATGTTCAAGGCCGAGGTGTCGGCAAGCTGCTGATGGCGGAGATCGAGCGCACGGCGCGCGAGCGAAACATCGCTTCGCTGACCGTGCCTTCCTTGGTCACCGCCGAAACCTTCTACGCCCGGCTTGGCTTCCATGCGGTGCGCGACAGCTATCATGGTGACGAGCGCACGATCATCATGGAGCGACCGCTTCACGATTCCATCGACTGA
- a CDS encoding glycine zipper domain-containing protein yields the protein MLRGLGIAACLTVAMAMPVHEAVAQDAIGGAILGGVGGAIVGGALGGGRGAAIGAVVGAGTGAAIASEGERRRSGYYAYQRGCYMQRPDGRYVPVDPRYCY from the coding sequence ATGCTTCGTGGTCTTGGAATTGCGGCGTGTCTGACCGTGGCCATGGCGATGCCGGTCCATGAAGCAGTGGCGCAGGATGCAATTGGCGGTGCCATCCTCGGCGGCGTCGGTGGGGCGATCGTTGGTGGCGCGCTTGGCGGCGGCCGTGGCGCGGCGATCGGAGCCGTCGTCGGCGCCGGCACGGGTGCCGCAATCGCCTCCGAAGGCGAGCGCCGCCGCTCCGGATACTACGCCTATCAGCGCGGCTGCTACATGCAGCGCCCCGACGGCCGCTATGTCCCCGTCGATCCCCGGTATTGCTACTGA